Proteins encoded by one window of Rutidosis leptorrhynchoides isolate AG116_Rl617_1_P2 chromosome 7, CSIRO_AGI_Rlap_v1, whole genome shotgun sequence:
- the LOC139856959 gene encoding autophagy protein 5-like isoform X2, with product MEKGAQQYVWEGAIPLQVHLHESEVTTLPPPSPALILAPRIGYLPLLASQLKPFFSGALPPGVDTIWFEYKGLPLKWYIPTGVLFDLLCAEPERPWNLTVHYRGYPGNVLIPCDGEDSVKWSYINSLKEAAYIIHGSSKNVMNMSHPDQVDLWRSVMNGKLEIYNRISSKLKLGVVSDEFSEKLKPSPSKAQHNVNDDEATAALKTSRIPVRLYVWTFNEDFEDLEEAPHFDSWDQISYINRPVEINEKGKYFTLLDAVKSVLPEFYQDSLNTIKSEVKNEQSVELEEESVETRSLPGRPVIKLLRIQGIELKMKIPFSWVVNNLMSPDYFLHICLYIKAPKLVGT from the exons ATGGAAAAAGGAGCTCAACAGTACGTTTGGGAAGGTGCAATTCCGTTGCAAGTTCATCTTCACGAGTCCGAAGTCACTACACTACCACCGCCATCACCTGCTCTG ATCTTGGCTCCTCGAATAGGTTATCTACCTTTGTTAGCTTCACAACTCAAGCCGTTCTTCAGTGGTGCACTTCCTCCTGGAGTAGATACTATCTGGTTTGAGTACAAAGGATTGCCTCTtaaatg GTATATACCTACAGGGGTCCTTTTTGATCTTCTTTGTGCTGAACCAGAAAGACCTTGGAATTTAACG GTACATTATAGAGGATACCCTGGGAATGTATTAATTCCTTGTGACGGAGAAGATAGTGTGAAATGGAGCTATATTAATTCATTAAAAGAG GCTGCATATATAATACATGGAAGCAGTAAAAATGTTATGAACATGTCTCACCCTGATCAGGTTGATTTATGGCGCTCTGTTATGAACG GTAAACTAGAGATATACAATCGCATTTCATCTAAGCTCAAACTTGGAGTAGTTTCagatgaattttctgaaaaacttaAACCATCTCCTTCGAAAGCTCAGCacaatgttaatgatgatgaagcaaCTGCAGCTTTGAAAACAA GTAGAATCCCCGTTCGCTTGTACGTATGGACTTTCAACGAAGATTTTGAAGACTTAGAAGAAGCACCACATTTTGATAGTTGGGACCAAATCTCTTACATAAACCGGCCTGTTGAGATTAATGAAAAAG GAAAGTATTTTACTTTGCTTGATGCAGTAAAATCAGTTTTACCAGAATTTTATCAAGATTCGTTGAACACAATCAaatcagaagtcaagaatgaacaGAGTGTTGAGCTAGAAGAGGAAAGTGTGGAGACCCGAAGTCTACCGGGTCGACCTGTGATCAAACTGCTTCGAATTCAAGGGATTGAACTCAAAATGAAAATTCCTTTTTCTTGGGTGGTCAATAACTTAATGAGCCCGGATTATTTTCTTCATATATGTCTCTACATTAAAGCTCCAAAATTGGTTGGTACATGA
- the LOC139856959 gene encoding autophagy protein 5-like isoform X1 translates to MEKGAQQYVWEGAIPLQVHLHESEVTTLPPPSPALILAPRIGYLPLLASQLKPFFSGALPPGVDTIWFEYKGLPLKWYIPTGVLFDLLCAEPERPWNLTVHYRGYPGNVLIPCDGEDSVKWSYINSLKEAAYIIHGSSKNVMNMSHPDQVDLWRSVMNGKLEIYNRISSKLKLGVVSDEFSEKLKPSPSKAQHNVNDDEATAALKTSRIPVRLYVWTFNEDFEDLEEAPHFDSWDQISYINRPVEINEKAGKYFTLLDAVKSVLPEFYQDSLNTIKSEVKNEQSVELEEESVETRSLPGRPVIKLLRIQGIELKMKIPFSWVVNNLMSPDYFLHICLYIKAPKLVGT, encoded by the exons ATGGAAAAAGGAGCTCAACAGTACGTTTGGGAAGGTGCAATTCCGTTGCAAGTTCATCTTCACGAGTCCGAAGTCACTACACTACCACCGCCATCACCTGCTCTG ATCTTGGCTCCTCGAATAGGTTATCTACCTTTGTTAGCTTCACAACTCAAGCCGTTCTTCAGTGGTGCACTTCCTCCTGGAGTAGATACTATCTGGTTTGAGTACAAAGGATTGCCTCTtaaatg GTATATACCTACAGGGGTCCTTTTTGATCTTCTTTGTGCTGAACCAGAAAGACCTTGGAATTTAACG GTACATTATAGAGGATACCCTGGGAATGTATTAATTCCTTGTGACGGAGAAGATAGTGTGAAATGGAGCTATATTAATTCATTAAAAGAG GCTGCATATATAATACATGGAAGCAGTAAAAATGTTATGAACATGTCTCACCCTGATCAGGTTGATTTATGGCGCTCTGTTATGAACG GTAAACTAGAGATATACAATCGCATTTCATCTAAGCTCAAACTTGGAGTAGTTTCagatgaattttctgaaaaacttaAACCATCTCCTTCGAAAGCTCAGCacaatgttaatgatgatgaagcaaCTGCAGCTTTGAAAACAA GTAGAATCCCCGTTCGCTTGTACGTATGGACTTTCAACGAAGATTTTGAAGACTTAGAAGAAGCACCACATTTTGATAGTTGGGACCAAATCTCTTACATAAACCGGCCTGTTGAGATTAATGAAAAAG CAGGAAAGTATTTTACTTTGCTTGATGCAGTAAAATCAGTTTTACCAGAATTTTATCAAGATTCGTTGAACACAATCAaatcagaagtcaagaatgaacaGAGTGTTGAGCTAGAAGAGGAAAGTGTGGAGACCCGAAGTCTACCGGGTCGACCTGTGATCAAACTGCTTCGAATTCAAGGGATTGAACTCAAAATGAAAATTCCTTTTTCTTGGGTGGTCAATAACTTAATGAGCCCGGATTATTTTCTTCATATATGTCTCTACATTAAAGCTCCAAAATTGGTTGGTACATGA